One part of the Betaproteobacteria bacterium genome encodes these proteins:
- a CDS encoding bicyclomycin resistance protein, with product MAYTIKRLFDVKTKSPNLHYIDGTIAGMETLKQKQRETGKFDYDLPVEGFQLLDRYTLRIKLTKSDYNFLYQLASGNVSAIVAREVVEKYGDDIMAHPVGTGPYRLTDWRRSSRTTLEFNPNFREEYWDAEPPAGDARAQETYNKLKGKQLPLIHRIEFHVVEETQPRWLAFRNEEHDYIDRVPAEFANIAFPGNKLAADLAKRGVQMNRTPSMEVTYAYFGMENPVVGGYTPEKIALRRAVVLSYNHNKEISILRNHQAIPAHSPIGPGAFGYEQDFRTTANDYDPARARALLDMYGYVDRDNDGFRDNPDGTPLAIEMASSPTMRDRQFDENWKSSLEAVGLRINFKKAKWPDLLKESRAGKLMSWRLAWGAAYPDADAFFVMLYGPNSGQANHARFRNATFDRLYEKARTLPPGPERQAVYREMNRIFLTLAPWRLGAHRMDTDLTQAWVVGYQRHPILRSVWKYIDIDVQKKKAMGK from the coding sequence CTGGCCTACACCATCAAGCGCCTGTTCGACGTCAAGACCAAATCGCCTAACTTGCATTACATCGACGGCACCATCGCCGGCATGGAAACACTGAAGCAGAAGCAGCGCGAGACCGGCAAATTCGATTACGACCTGCCGGTGGAAGGCTTCCAGCTGCTCGACCGCTATACGCTGCGCATCAAGCTCACCAAGTCCGATTACAACTTTCTCTACCAGCTGGCGTCGGGCAATGTTTCCGCCATCGTCGCGCGCGAAGTCGTGGAGAAATATGGCGACGACATCATGGCGCACCCGGTCGGCACCGGGCCGTATCGCCTCACCGACTGGCGACGGTCGTCACGAACCACGCTTGAATTCAATCCGAATTTCCGCGAGGAATACTGGGACGCCGAGCCGCCAGCCGGCGACGCGCGCGCGCAGGAGACCTATAACAAGCTGAAGGGCAAGCAGCTGCCGCTGATTCATCGCATCGAGTTTCATGTGGTGGAAGAAACCCAGCCGCGCTGGTTGGCATTCCGCAACGAAGAACACGATTACATCGACCGGGTGCCGGCCGAGTTCGCCAACATCGCCTTCCCGGGCAACAAACTCGCCGCCGACCTGGCCAAGCGCGGTGTGCAGATGAATCGCACGCCGTCGATGGAAGTGACCTACGCCTATTTCGGCATGGAGAACCCGGTCGTCGGTGGCTACACACCCGAAAAAATAGCGCTGCGGCGCGCGGTCGTGCTGAGTTACAACCACAACAAGGAAATCAGCATCCTGCGAAACCATCAGGCGATACCGGCGCACAGCCCGATCGGGCCGGGCGCCTTCGGCTATGAGCAGGATTTCCGCACCACGGCCAACGATTACGATCCGGCGCGCGCCCGCGCACTGTTGGACATGTACGGTTATGTCGATCGCGACAATGACGGTTTCCGCGACAATCCCGACGGCACACCGCTGGCCATTGAAATGGCATCGTCGCCCACGATGCGCGACCGGCAATTCGACGAAAACTGGAAGTCCAGCCTGGAAGCGGTCGGACTGCGCATCAACTTCAAGAAAGCCAAATGGCCGGACCTGCTCAAGGAATCACGTGCGGGGAAACTCATGAGCTGGCGATTGGCGTGGGGTGCGGCCTATCCGGACGCGGATGCGTTTTTTGTGATGCTCTACGGTCCCAACAGCGGGCAGGCCAATCACGCCCGGTTCCGTAACGCCACCTTTGATCGCCTGTACGAAAAGGCGAGGACGCTGCCGCCTGGTCCGGAGCGGCAGGCGGTATATCGGGAAATGAACCGCATATTCCTGACCCTGGCGCCGTGGCGGCTGGGCGCACATCGCATGGACACCGATCTCACCCAGGCCTGGGTGGTGGGTTACCAGCGCCATCCGATCTTGCGCAGCGTGTGGAAATACATCGATATCGATGTGCAGAAGAAAAAGGCGATGGGCAAGTGA